In one window of Acidovorax sp. HDW3 DNA:
- a CDS encoding amino acid ABC transporter ATP-binding protein, translating into MIALENIRKTFAGHEVLHSVSVQIAPQQVTALIGPSGSGKSTLLRCVNLLEVPDAGRLTLGAHSIDFAPGRRPGHEAVQRIRLQTGMVFQNFQLFAHQSALQNVMEGLITVKRWEPERARARALALLDKVGLKDKADAWPANLSGGQQQRVAIARALALEPAVLLCDEPTSALDPGLAAEVVAVLGDLAREGMTMLMATHDLRLAAQVASHTVFLQDGAVVEAGPSEVIFGAAQDARTRAFVQTLST; encoded by the coding sequence ATGATCGCCTTGGAAAATATCCGCAAGACCTTTGCCGGCCACGAGGTGCTGCATTCGGTCAGCGTGCAGATTGCGCCGCAGCAGGTGACGGCGCTCATCGGCCCCTCGGGCAGCGGCAAGAGCACGCTGCTGCGCTGCGTGAACCTGCTCGAAGTGCCCGACGCTGGCCGCCTGACGCTGGGCGCGCACAGCATCGACTTTGCCCCGGGCCGGCGCCCGGGCCACGAGGCCGTGCAGCGCATCCGCCTGCAGACCGGCATGGTGTTCCAGAACTTTCAGCTCTTTGCGCACCAGAGCGCGCTGCAGAACGTGATGGAGGGGCTCATCACCGTCAAGCGCTGGGAGCCCGAGCGCGCCCGCGCGCGGGCGCTGGCGCTGCTCGACAAGGTGGGACTGAAAGACAAGGCCGACGCCTGGCCGGCCAACCTCTCGGGCGGGCAGCAGCAGCGCGTGGCGATTGCGCGCGCGCTGGCGCTCGAACCCGCCGTGCTGCTGTGCGACGAGCCCACCTCGGCGCTCGACCCCGGCCTGGCCGCTGAAGTCGTGGCCGTGCTCGGTGATCTGGCGCGCGAGGGCATGACCATGCTCATGGCCACGCACGACCTGCGCCTGGCTGCGCAGGTGGCGAGCCACACCGTCTTTTTACAAGACGGCGCCGTGGTCGAGGCCGGGCCGTCCGAGGTGATCTTTGGCGCCGCCCAGGACGCGCGCACGCGCGCCTTCGTGCAGACGCTCAGCACCTGA
- a CDS encoding ABC transporter permease subunit (The N-terminal region of this protein, as described by TIGR01726, is a three transmembrane segment that identifies a subfamily of ABC transporter permease subunits, which specificities that include histidine, arginine, glutamine, glutamate, L-cystine (sic), the opines (in Agrobacterium) octopine and nopaline, etc.): MPDWLSLMWQSLWPLLVGGIKFTVPLAVLSFIAGLLLAFGAALARLFAPAPVVALVRFYIWLIRGTPLLVQLFVIFYGLPSVGIVLDPLVAALIGFSLNIGAYNAEVIRGAIEAIPRGQWDAAYSIGMTRAQALRRTILPQAARVAVPPLANSFIALVKDTSLAAVITVPEIFQAAQRIASVTYEPLVLYVEAALLYLVLCSLLALLQTRMERYFSRHAVFAEGQR; encoded by the coding sequence GTGCCTGATTGGCTTTCTTTGATGTGGCAGTCCCTCTGGCCCTTGCTGGTCGGGGGGATCAAGTTCACCGTGCCGCTGGCGGTTCTGTCGTTCATCGCCGGCCTGCTGCTGGCCTTTGGCGCAGCGCTGGCGCGGCTGTTCGCACCGGCGCCGGTGGTGGCTCTGGTGCGGTTTTATATCTGGCTGATCCGGGGCACGCCGCTGTTGGTGCAGCTGTTCGTGATCTTCTACGGCCTGCCCAGCGTCGGCATCGTGCTCGACCCGCTGGTGGCGGCGCTCATTGGCTTTTCGCTCAACATCGGCGCCTACAACGCCGAGGTCATTCGCGGCGCCATCGAGGCCATCCCGCGCGGGCAGTGGGATGCGGCCTACTCCATCGGCATGACGCGGGCGCAGGCGCTGCGCCGCACCATCTTGCCGCAGGCCGCGCGCGTGGCCGTGCCGCCGCTGGCCAATTCCTTCATTGCGCTGGTCAAGGACACCTCGCTCGCCGCCGTCATCACCGTGCCGGAGATTTTCCAGGCCGCGCAGCGCATCGCCTCGGTCACGTACGAGCCGCTGGTGCTGTACGTCGAGGCGGCGCTGCTGTATCTCGTGCTGTGCTCGCTGCTGGCGCTGCTGCAAACGCGCATGGAGCGCTACTTCAGCCGCCACGCGGTGTTTGCGGAGGGCCAGCGATGA
- a CDS encoding amino acid ABC transporter substrate-binding protein, whose product MTLLKKLWLAAGIASLALLSQAPAQAASDDWAAIQKAGSIRIGTEGTYAPFSFHQAQDNLLTGFDVEIGRAVAAKLGVKAEFIEGKWDGLIAGLNANRYDVVINQVGISPERQAKYDFSKPYIASAAALIVREDNNAIKGFADLKGQRSANSISSNFAKLAERNGAEVVAVQGFNDAVALLLASRVDATVNDYLSYLDFKKQRPQAKVKVVATDHSAEFGRSGILLRKGQAPLKTAIDKALDALIADGTYKKISERYFGEDLSAKLQ is encoded by the coding sequence ATGACGCTTTTGAAGAAACTGTGGCTCGCTGCCGGCATTGCCAGCCTGGCCTTGCTCTCCCAGGCGCCGGCGCAGGCCGCCAGCGACGACTGGGCCGCGATTCAGAAGGCCGGCAGCATCCGCATCGGCACCGAGGGCACGTATGCGCCGTTTTCTTTTCACCAGGCGCAAGACAACCTGCTCACCGGCTTTGACGTTGAAATTGGCCGCGCCGTTGCCGCCAAGCTGGGCGTGAAGGCCGAATTCATCGAGGGCAAGTGGGACGGCCTGATCGCCGGCCTGAACGCCAACCGCTACGACGTCGTCATCAACCAGGTCGGCATCTCGCCCGAGCGCCAGGCCAAGTACGATTTTTCCAAGCCCTACATCGCTTCGGCGGCGGCGCTCATCGTGCGCGAGGACAACAACGCCATCAAAGGCTTTGCCGACCTCAAGGGCCAGCGCTCGGCCAACAGCATCAGCAGCAACTTTGCCAAGCTCGCCGAACGCAACGGCGCCGAGGTGGTGGCGGTGCAGGGCTTTAACGATGCGGTGGCGCTCTTGCTCGCCAGCCGTGTCGATGCCACGGTCAACGACTACCTCTCCTACCTGGACTTCAAAAAGCAGCGCCCCCAGGCCAAGGTCAAGGTCGTGGCCACCGACCACAGCGCCGAGTTTGGCCGCTCGGGCATCTTGCTGCGCAAGGGCCAGGCGCCGCTCAAGACGGCGATCGACAAGGCGCTCGATGCGCTCATTGCCGACGGCACGTACAAAAAAATCTCCGAGCGCTACTTTGGCGAAGACCTCTCGGCCAAGCTGCAGTGA
- a CDS encoding amino acid ABC transporter substrate-binding protein, whose amino-acid sequence MFSLSPLVRRLCCAGALSLTALSPVSSALAADATLSKIQSTGQLTIGYRQDAAPLSYTDASGKPIGYAVEICQQLASRLQSQLKLPQLQLQYVPVTIAERFDRIADGKIQLECADSTNTKARRERVGFGLTYYYAGARMLVRKDETREQLSQMGQARIAVIAGTTGQQVSERHKGATMVTVASTEEGAKAVAQGRADAFVSDDIALIDQAKVLKGAVKVVGPRMSVEPLAPLVPKNAPEFQALIDQAMKDMYRDGTARQIYRKWFEQPLPTRDYALDLPPDRLLSDTFRRPDGFVTDWTVL is encoded by the coding sequence ATGTTTTCGCTCTCTCCCTTGGTGCGCCGCCTGTGCTGCGCTGGCGCCCTGTCCCTGACCGCCCTCTCCCCCGTCTCCTCCGCCCTGGCGGCCGACGCCACCCTCAGCAAAATCCAGTCCACCGGCCAGCTGACCATTGGCTACCGCCAGGACGCTGCGCCGCTGTCGTACACCGACGCCAGCGGCAAGCCCATTGGCTACGCCGTGGAAATCTGCCAGCAGCTCGCCAGCCGCCTGCAAAGCCAGCTCAAACTGCCGCAGCTGCAGCTGCAGTACGTGCCGGTGACGATTGCCGAGCGCTTTGACCGCATCGCCGACGGCAAAATCCAGCTCGAATGCGCCGACTCGACCAACACCAAGGCGCGGCGCGAACGCGTCGGCTTTGGCCTGACCTACTACTACGCCGGCGCGCGCATGTTGGTGCGCAAGGACGAGACGCGCGAGCAGCTCTCGCAGATGGGCCAGGCGCGCATCGCCGTCATCGCCGGCACGACCGGCCAGCAAGTGAGCGAGCGCCACAAGGGCGCGACCATGGTGACCGTGGCCAGCACCGAAGAAGGCGCCAAGGCCGTGGCCCAGGGCCGGGCCGACGCTTTTGTGTCTGACGACATCGCCCTCATCGACCAGGCCAAGGTGCTCAAGGGCGCCGTCAAGGTGGTGGGCCCGCGCATGTCGGTCGAGCCGCTGGCGCCGCTGGTGCCCAAGAACGCCCCCGAATTCCAGGCCCTGATCGACCAGGCCATGAAAGACATGTACCGCGACGGCACGGCACGCCAGATTTACCGCAAGTGGTTCGAGCAGCCCCTGCCCACGCGCGACTACGCCCTCGATCTGCCGCCCGACCGCCTGCTGTCCGACACCTTCCGCCGCCCCGACGGCTTCGTCACCGACTGGACGGTGTTGTAA
- a CDS encoding amino acid ABC transporter substrate-binding protein, whose product MTSLPLRACALALASTFAVAAQAADATLSKIQSTGQLTIGYRSDEAPISYADASGKPTGYAVEMCQQLAARIQSHLKLPALQLNYQPVTLAERFDRIADGKVQIECAATTNTKDRRERAGFGLTYYYASTRMLVRSNETRELPSQMNGARVAVLAGGTGQQMSQKFPGATVLTVGSTEEGAKAVAQGRADTFLGDDIALILQAKSLQGAVKVVGPRMSVEPLAPLVAKNAPDFQALVTQTMKDMYRDGTARQIYRKWFEQPLPAYDYALDLPPDRLLSDTFRRPDGFVTDWTVL is encoded by the coding sequence ATGACCTCGCTGCCCCTGCGTGCCTGCGCCCTTGCGCTGGCCTCCACCTTCGCCGTCGCCGCCCAGGCCGCTGACGCCACCCTGAGCAAAATCCAGTCCACCGGCCAGCTGACCATCGGCTACCGCAGCGACGAAGCCCCCATCTCTTACGCCGACGCCAGCGGCAAGCCCACGGGCTACGCCGTCGAGATGTGCCAGCAGCTGGCCGCGCGCATTCAAAGCCACCTCAAGCTGCCGGCACTGCAGCTGAACTACCAACCCGTCACCCTGGCCGAGCGCTTTGACCGCATCGCCGACGGCAAGGTGCAAATCGAGTGCGCCGCCACCACCAACACCAAAGACCGCCGCGAGCGCGCCGGCTTTGGCCTGACCTACTACTACGCCAGCACACGCATGTTGGTGCGCAGCAATGAAACCCGCGAGCTGCCCTCGCAAATGAACGGCGCGCGCGTGGCCGTGCTCGCTGGCGGCACCGGCCAGCAGATGAGCCAAAAATTCCCCGGCGCCACCGTGCTGACGGTGGGCAGCACCGAAGAAGGCGCCAAGGCCGTGGCCCAGGGCCGTGCCGATACCTTTCTTGGCGACGACATCGCCCTGATCTTGCAGGCCAAATCCTTGCAAGGCGCCGTCAAGGTGGTCGGCCCGCGCATGTCGGTCGAGCCGCTGGCACCGCTGGTGGCGAAAAACGCCCCGGACTTCCAGGCCCTGGTGACGCAAACCATGAAGGACATGTACCGCGACGGCACGGCGCGCCAGATTTACCGCAAGTGGTTCGAGCAGCCCCTGCCGGCGTACGATTACGCCCTCGATCTGCCGCCCGATCGCCTGCTGTCCGACACCTTCCGCCGCCCCGACGGCTTCGTGACCGACTGGACAGTGCTGTAA
- a CDS encoding phosphatase PAP2 family protein produces the protein MEILNQSLFLWLNASEHPPAALVALALFCAKYLILALPLVLTLGWLRGSPSTRQAMLAAAVAAGLGLAVSGLIGQLWPHPRPFVAGIGHTLLAHAPTASFPSNHLTLWWCVALSLLLHPATRTLGAGLALWGLPIAWARIYVGVHYPLDMLGALLLALPMALLCRFAIASWLLRLYELLQPLYQRLFAPAIRRGWVRR, from the coding sequence ATGGAAATCCTCAACCAGTCCCTTTTCCTCTGGCTCAACGCCTCCGAGCACCCCCCCGCCGCCCTGGTGGCGCTGGCGCTTTTCTGTGCCAAATACCTGATCCTGGCCCTGCCCCTGGTGCTCACCCTGGGCTGGCTGCGCGGCAGCCCCAGCACGCGCCAGGCCATGCTCGCTGCCGCCGTCGCCGCTGGCCTGGGGCTGGCCGTGAGCGGCCTGATCGGCCAGCTCTGGCCGCACCCGCGCCCCTTCGTTGCCGGCATAGGCCACACGCTGCTGGCGCACGCACCCACGGCCTCGTTCCCAAGCAACCACCTGACGCTGTGGTGGTGCGTGGCCCTGAGCCTGCTGCTGCACCCGGCCACACGCACCCTGGGCGCGGGTCTGGCGCTGTGGGGCCTGCCCATTGCCTGGGCGCGCATCTACGTTGGCGTGCACTACCCGCTGGACATGCTCGGCGCGCTGCTGCTGGCGCTACCCATGGCCCTGCTGTGCCGCTTTGCCATTGCCAGCTGGCTGCTGCGCCTGTACGAGCTGCTGCAGCCGCTGTACCAGCGCCTGTTCGCCCCCGCCATCCGCCGGGGCTGGGTGCGCCGCTAA
- a CDS encoding Hsp70 family protein codes for MTDTAPRYAVGIDLGTSHSVLAYVPLSAPASDVALLPIPQRSSASEVLAQPLLPSARYQGAEGELGPHWEQPWPPLDASTSAPAATGLWARSLGTAQPGRLVASAKSWLSHAGVDRSAAILPWGAGDEVVKISPLDASAATLAHLRHAWDAAHPEAPLAQQALALTVPASFDEGARALTLQAATRAGLPPLQLLEEPKAAFLDWLLLQGPALAAQLAHSRLVLVVDIGGGTTDLTLVRVQAGADGAPPQLTRVAVGEHLMLGGDNMDLALAHQLEAAFAGPGERLAPPRFAQLVQRCRLAKEQLLADGAPEHTSVTLLGSGSRLLAQTRSCTLTRAQVQATVLEGFFPLVPADAGPARRQGALRSLGLPYPQDAAITRHLAQFLAQQAGGDWPDTLLLNGGVFHAPALAERLLAQLHAWRGAPLRLLHNPHPDWAVARGAAAHAQAVYEQNKAPALEGQAPAAIKNRAPHIGGGAARSYWLVLPGKNASAPAQALCLLPRGTEEGLRLTLTGRRFALQLGQPVRFDLVARSSGQAQAGQLLPLDGEGWHELPPLAHVLPAPEGRASARIEVQLQAQMSEVGTLEVRCLGPDGQSWLLPFAVRAANATNSIAADADPASASAQKNTKNLAAAQAQIERIFGPQAQAVDAKEVRQLRAALEKTLGPRADWDMALLRALFDTLLAQAKRRRRSPEHERAWLNLAGWCLRPGLGAQLDAWRLQQLWPLYAQGLGHPGEGSNWTEWWVLWRRVAAGLDEGQQLQVLEDVAGKMQQTVQRTARARWGSYDDMLRLFAAMEAVPWQYRQEMGQWMLQRLQRPGEPQHTWWAIGRLAARQPLAANAHLVMPPAAAQEFLDATLAQDWRKNEPAMFAAVQIARLCGERTLDFDDAVRQQVLQRLRSSGAPARWLEPLQQVQAMSAEDRQRSLGDSLPPGLVLLG; via the coding sequence ATGACTGACACCGCCCCCCGCTACGCCGTCGGCATCGACCTGGGCACCAGCCACAGCGTGCTCGCCTATGTACCGCTGTCAGCCCCCGCCAGCGACGTCGCCCTGCTGCCCATTCCTCAGCGCAGCAGCGCCAGCGAAGTCCTGGCCCAGCCCCTGCTGCCTTCGGCGCGCTACCAGGGCGCCGAAGGCGAGCTCGGCCCCCACTGGGAGCAGCCCTGGCCGCCGCTGGACGCCAGCACCAGCGCACCCGCCGCCACCGGCCTGTGGGCGCGCAGCCTGGGCACGGCGCAGCCGGGGCGCCTGGTGGCCAGCGCCAAGAGCTGGCTCTCGCACGCCGGCGTCGATCGCAGCGCCGCCATCCTGCCCTGGGGCGCGGGCGACGAGGTCGTCAAAATCTCGCCCCTGGACGCCAGCGCCGCCACCTTGGCGCACCTGCGCCACGCCTGGGATGCGGCCCACCCCGAAGCCCCGCTGGCGCAGCAAGCCCTGGCGCTGACCGTGCCGGCCTCGTTCGACGAAGGCGCGCGCGCCCTGACGCTGCAGGCGGCCACACGCGCGGGCCTGCCACCGCTGCAGCTGCTCGAAGAGCCCAAGGCCGCTTTCCTCGACTGGCTGCTGCTGCAAGGCCCAGCGCTGGCCGCGCAGCTCGCGCACAGCCGCCTGGTGCTGGTGGTGGACATCGGCGGCGGCACCACCGACCTGACCCTGGTGCGCGTGCAGGCCGGCGCCGACGGTGCACCGCCGCAGCTCACGCGCGTGGCCGTGGGCGAGCACCTGATGCTCGGTGGCGACAACATGGACCTGGCCCTGGCGCACCAGCTCGAAGCCGCCTTTGCCGGCCCTGGCGAGCGCCTGGCACCGCCGCGCTTTGCCCAGCTGGTGCAGCGCTGCCGCCTGGCCAAAGAACAGCTGCTGGCCGATGGCGCCCCCGAGCACACCAGCGTCACCCTGCTGGGCAGCGGCAGCCGCCTGCTGGCGCAAACGCGCAGCTGCACCCTCACACGCGCGCAGGTGCAGGCCACCGTGCTCGAAGGCTTCTTCCCCCTGGTGCCCGCCGACGCCGGGCCGGCACGCCGCCAGGGCGCCCTGCGCAGCCTGGGCCTGCCCTACCCGCAGGATGCGGCCATCACCCGCCACCTGGCGCAGTTCCTGGCGCAACAGGCGGGCGGCGACTGGCCCGACACCCTGCTGCTCAACGGCGGCGTGTTCCACGCCCCGGCCCTGGCCGAACGCCTGCTGGCGCAACTCCACGCCTGGCGCGGCGCACCGCTGCGCCTGCTGCACAACCCGCACCCCGACTGGGCCGTGGCACGCGGCGCCGCCGCCCATGCGCAGGCCGTTTACGAGCAAAACAAGGCCCCAGCCCTTGAGGGACAAGCGCCAGCAGCTATCAAAAACAGAGCACCACACATCGGCGGCGGCGCCGCCCGCAGCTACTGGCTGGTGCTGCCCGGCAAAAACGCCAGCGCCCCGGCCCAGGCGCTGTGTCTGCTGCCGCGCGGCACCGAGGAGGGCCTGCGCCTGACGCTCACCGGGCGCCGCTTTGCCCTGCAGCTGGGCCAGCCGGTGCGCTTTGACCTGGTGGCGCGCAGCAGCGGACAGGCCCAGGCCGGGCAGCTGCTGCCCCTGGACGGCGAGGGCTGGCACGAGCTGCCGCCCCTGGCCCACGTGCTGCCCGCCCCCGAAGGCCGCGCCAGCGCCCGGATCGAAGTGCAGCTGCAGGCGCAGATGAGCGAAGTCGGCACGCTGGAGGTGCGCTGCCTCGGCCCCGACGGGCAAAGCTGGCTGCTGCCCTTTGCCGTGCGCGCCGCAAACGCTACCAATTCAATAGCTGCTGACGCTGACCCAGCAAGCGCTAGCGCCCAAAAAAACACCAAAAACCTGGCGGCAGCGCAAGCGCAGATCGAGCGCATCTTCGGCCCCCAGGCCCAGGCCGTGGACGCCAAGGAGGTGCGCCAGCTGCGCGCCGCGCTGGAAAAAACCCTGGGCCCGCGCGCCGACTGGGACATGGCCCTGCTGCGCGCCCTGTTCGACACCCTGCTGGCGCAGGCCAAGCGCCGCCGGCGCAGCCCCGAGCACGAGCGTGCCTGGCTCAACCTTGCCGGCTGGTGCCTGCGCCCGGGCCTGGGCGCGCAGCTCGACGCCTGGCGCCTGCAGCAGCTGTGGCCGCTGTACGCCCAGGGCCTGGGCCATCCGGGCGAGGGCAGCAACTGGACCGAATGGTGGGTGCTGTGGCGGCGCGTCGCTGCCGGCCTGGACGAAGGCCAGCAGCTGCAGGTGCTCGAAGACGTGGCCGGCAAGATGCAGCAGACCGTGCAGCGCACCGCGCGCGCACGCTGGGGCAGCTACGACGACATGCTGCGCCTGTTTGCCGCCATGGAGGCCGTGCCCTGGCAGTACCGCCAGGAGATGGGCCAGTGGATGCTGCAGCGCCTGCAGCGCCCGGGCGAGCCGCAGCACACCTGGTGGGCCATCGGCCGCCTGGCCGCGCGCCAGCCGCTGGCGGCCAACGCCCACCTTGTCATGCCGCCGGCTGCGGCGCAGGAATTTCTGGACGCCACGCTGGCGCAGGACTGGCGCAAGAACGAGCCGGCCATGTTCGCCGCCGTGCAGATTGCGCGCCTGTGCGGCGAGCGCACGCTCGACTTTGACGACGCCGTGCGCCAGCAGGTGCTGCAGCGCCTGCGCAGCAGCGGCGCCCCGGCGCGCTGGCTCGAACCGCTACAGCAGGTGCAGGCCATGAGCGCCGAAGACCGCCAGCGCAGCCTGGGCGACAGCCTGCCGCCGGGGCTGGTGCTGCTGGGTTAA
- the ruvB gene encoding Holliday junction branch migration DNA helicase RuvB: MTIHTDDFAPAAPAPARRMVSASAAHAQEEALERALRPKLLGDYVGQAKAREQLEIFIGAAKKRGEALDHVLLFGPPGLGKTTLSHIVAAELGVQLRQTSGPVLEKPKDLAALLTSLEKNDVLFIDEIHRLSPVVEEILYPALEDYQIDIMIGEGPAARSIKLDLQPFTLVGATTRAGMLTNPLRDRFGIVARLEFYTPEELSRIVTRSSALMQAPMDADASIEIARRSRGTPRIANRLLRRVRDYADVKGDGRITLGIAQRALAMLDVDPEGFDVMDRKLLEAVIHRFDGGPVGLDNIAASIGEEAGTIEDVIEPYLIQQGFLQRTPRGRVATLAAYRHLGVAPPQSPA, encoded by the coding sequence ATGACCATCCACACCGACGACTTCGCCCCCGCCGCCCCCGCGCCCGCCCGGCGCATGGTGTCTGCCAGCGCTGCCCACGCGCAGGAAGAGGCCCTGGAGCGCGCCCTGCGCCCCAAGCTGCTGGGCGACTACGTGGGCCAGGCGAAAGCGCGCGAGCAGCTCGAAATTTTCATTGGCGCGGCCAAAAAGCGTGGCGAGGCGCTCGACCACGTGCTGCTGTTCGGCCCGCCGGGGCTGGGCAAGACCACGCTCAGCCACATCGTCGCCGCCGAGCTGGGCGTGCAGCTGCGCCAGACCAGCGGCCCGGTGCTGGAAAAGCCCAAAGACCTGGCGGCGCTGCTCACCAGCCTGGAAAAGAACGATGTGCTGTTCATCGACGAGATCCACCGCCTCTCGCCCGTGGTCGAGGAAATCCTCTACCCCGCGCTGGAGGACTACCAGATCGACATCATGATCGGCGAAGGCCCGGCGGCGCGCTCCATCAAGCTCGACCTGCAGCCCTTCACCCTGGTGGGCGCGACCACGCGCGCGGGCATGTTGACCAACCCGCTGCGCGACCGCTTTGGCATCGTCGCACGGCTGGAGTTTTATACGCCCGAGGAGCTCTCGCGCATCGTCACGCGCTCCAGCGCCCTGATGCAAGCGCCCATGGATGCCGACGCCAGCATCGAGATCGCCCGGCGCAGCCGGGGCACGCCGCGCATTGCCAACCGGCTCTTGCGCCGCGTGCGCGACTACGCCGATGTGAAGGGCGATGGCCGCATCACCCTCGGCATCGCGCAGCGGGCGCTGGCCATGCTCGACGTCGATCCCGAGGGCTTTGACGTCATGGACAGAAAGCTGCTCGAAGCCGTCATCCACCGCTTCGACGGCGGCCCGGTGGGGCTGGACAACATCGCCGCCAGCATTGGCGAGGAGGCGGGCACGATCGAGGACGTGATCGAGCCCTACCTCATCCAGCAGGGCTTTTTGCAGCGCACGCCGCGCGGGCGCGTGGCCACGCTCGCGGCCTACCGCCATCTGGGCGTGGCGCCGCCGCAGAGCCCGGCTTAG
- a CDS encoding DUF4276 family protein produces MTAYIEVLTEGASDVPVLHEILTRHWGLHKDVHFRIHPHQGRGRLPAQCLSAPDPRHRGLLDQLPAKLRGMAWLPPTALVLVLIDADDDAPQDLLQALERMLAQLPRRPPRVLFRLAVEETESWFLADAAAVKASFPQVKLRLLADIAPDAIVGAWERLAQALGEDVRGVTGARKLAWAQAIAPHMDFSVVPSPSLQALLRGLQDYLGSVTP; encoded by the coding sequence ATGACGGCATACATTGAAGTGCTGACGGAAGGGGCCTCCGATGTGCCGGTGCTGCATGAAATATTGACGCGCCATTGGGGGTTGCACAAGGATGTGCACTTTCGCATTCACCCGCACCAAGGGCGCGGGCGTTTGCCGGCCCAGTGCCTGTCAGCGCCCGATCCCAGGCATCGAGGTCTGCTCGATCAGCTCCCGGCCAAATTGCGTGGCATGGCCTGGCTACCCCCAACAGCGCTGGTTTTGGTGCTGATTGATGCCGATGATGATGCGCCGCAGGATTTGCTCCAGGCGCTTGAGCGCATGTTGGCACAGTTGCCACGCCGTCCGCCCCGTGTGTTGTTTCGGCTTGCCGTGGAGGAGACGGAAAGCTGGTTCTTGGCGGACGCCGCTGCCGTGAAAGCGTCCTTTCCACAGGTGAAATTGCGCTTGTTGGCGGATATTGCGCCAGATGCCATCGTTGGTGCATGGGAGCGACTGGCCCAGGCTTTGGGGGAGGATGTGCGCGGCGTGACTGGTGCACGCAAGTTGGCCTGGGCGCAAGCCATTGCACCGCATATGGATTTTTCTGTTGTACCTTCCCCCAGTCTGCAGGCGTTGCTGCGGGGGCTGCAAGATTATTTGGGATCAGTGACCCCATGA
- a CDS encoding AAA family ATPase, which produces MAVLEGIRIQNYRSLKDVTLGKTFEQQSGEALPRLMAVIGANGVGKSTLLDALGFLGDCLNDGVEAACDRPQRGGFERLRTLGVQEPIRFEVRFRQTAKDRPISYSLWIDQDARGRVCVVYERLRQRRKGQPTGRPYSFLELRDGEGYVWSGEETQDSEGARKIDIRMSDRQVLGIATFGTLRDHPRIGQFRAFLAGWYLSYFVPELARTQPMNGADPHLNRRGDNLAKYLQFIERENPRGFKAALGLIAQKLPGVQSIRSDRTQDGRVLLEFSAQGYDTPFYQQDMSDGSLKLLAYLLLMEDPAPAPLIGIEEPENGLHHQLLAVLAQELQAFALRPRGPQVLVTTHSPYFVDALTPEEVWVLHKGRDGYTQVLRAADIAGVQAMFDEGIPTGSLWFSNHFGVGQP; this is translated from the coding sequence ATGGCAGTGCTGGAAGGTATCCGTATTCAAAATTACCGCAGCCTCAAAGACGTGACGCTGGGGAAAACTTTTGAGCAGCAAAGCGGGGAGGCTTTGCCGCGTCTGATGGCGGTGATCGGTGCCAATGGCGTGGGCAAATCGACGTTGCTGGATGCGTTGGGATTTTTGGGCGATTGCTTGAACGATGGTGTTGAAGCGGCCTGTGACCGTCCTCAGCGCGGGGGGTTTGAGCGTCTGCGCACCTTGGGCGTGCAGGAGCCCATCCGCTTTGAAGTGCGCTTTCGCCAGACAGCCAAGGATCGGCCGATCAGCTACAGCCTGTGGATTGACCAGGATGCGCGTGGCCGGGTTTGTGTGGTGTATGAGCGGTTACGCCAACGTCGCAAAGGACAACCGACGGGGCGGCCTTACAGCTTCCTTGAGTTGCGTGATGGTGAGGGCTACGTGTGGTCGGGGGAGGAAACGCAAGACAGTGAAGGGGCCCGCAAAATAGATATCCGTATGAGTGATCGGCAGGTGCTGGGCATTGCCACATTCGGTACCTTGAGGGATCACCCACGTATTGGACAGTTCCGTGCTTTTCTGGCGGGCTGGTACCTTTCGTACTTTGTGCCCGAATTGGCGCGTACACAACCTATGAACGGGGCTGATCCCCATCTCAACCGCCGAGGAGACAATCTCGCCAAATATTTGCAGTTCATTGAGCGCGAGAATCCCCGGGGATTCAAGGCGGCGCTGGGCTTGATTGCCCAGAAACTGCCGGGGGTGCAAAGCATCCGTTCCGATCGGACGCAGGATGGGCGAGTACTGCTGGAGTTTTCAGCCCAAGGCTACGACACACCGTTTTATCAACAAGACATGTCGGATGGCTCGCTCAAGCTGTTGGCCTATCTGCTTTTGATGGAAGATCCGGCGCCGGCACCGTTGATTGGGATCGAAGAGCCGGAAAATGGCCTGCACCACCAATTGTTGGCGGTGCTGGCGCAAGAGTTGCAAGCTTTTGCGTTGCGCCCTCGTGGCCCCCAGGTGCTGGTGACAACCCACTCCCCTTATTTCGTCGATGCGCTGACACCCGAAGAGGTCTGGGTGCTGCATAAAGGCCGCGATGGATATACCCAAGTGCTGCGAGCAGCGGACATCGCCGGGGTGCAGGCTATGTTTGATGAAGGCATCCCTACGGGCAGTTTGTGGTTTAGCAACCACTTTGGTGTTGGCCAGCCATGA